Part of the Candidatus Methylomirabilis tolerans genome is shown below.
CTCCTGGCGAAGGCCCAAGCGCACCTACAAACAACCTCATCAGCAATACGGGGCGATCAATGATCATGTCTTGTCGCCTCACCTTAGGCACTCAGGCTCTGGTCGCAGCCGCCGGCCAGAGGCGGGAATAGCGCAAGGAGGTCCCCCTCCCCGAGGGGAGTGTCTTCGCTGGCCTGAATGCCATTGACGAGGACCATCGTTGGGCGCGGCATGGGAATACCGAGCTGGTCGATCACCTGTCCGACCGTC
Proteins encoded:
- a CDS encoding MoaD/ThiS family protein, whose amino-acid sequence is MKIEVALYATLSQYLPKGSQGHKASIECTDGVTVGQVIDQLGIPMPRPTMVLVNGIQASEDTPLGEGDLLALFPPLAGGCDQSLSA